The Streptococcus oralis region CGCTTGCTGAAGTCCTTTATGGTAGTCAATTCGGTCTAGGTGCCCTTTTGTCTGGCTTGGTTCAAGGTTTGGGAAGTGAATTTGGCTTTCTTGTGACCAAGAATCGCTATGAAAGTTGGCTCTCTCTAACTGCTAATAGTATTGGGATTACGCTTTTTAGCTTTGTCTATGAATACATTAAATTAGGTTACTATGCCTTCTCCCTTCCTTTTGTCCTTTCCTTGCTGGTGGTGCGTTTTATTTCCGTCTTTTTCTTCTGTACCATCTTGGTTCGTGCCATTGTCAAACTCTATCATCAGTTTGCAGCTGGAGGAAAGGCATAGATGGGCCTGAAATTAAGAGGGATTCAATCCCCAATCTTTTCGGAACCGATTGATTTTACTTTTCATGAGCAAGCCTTTACCTTGTTAGTTGGGAGTAGTGGTTCAGGAAAATCCAGCCTCTTTCAAGTCATTGCTCAAGTCAGTTCTCTTCCCTATAGTGGTCAAGTCTTGATAGATGGGAGTCAGGTCAGTCAGCTTTCTATCGTTGAACGTGTCCAGACGGTTGGTATTCTCTTTCAAAATCCCAATCATCAATTCACCATGGAGAACTTGTTTGAGGAGCTGGTTTTTACCTTGGAGAATATCGGGCATCCACTTCAAGATATTGATGCTAAAATAGCAGAGGTGGTCCGGCAATGTCGTTGCGAGGCAATCTTGAACCGTTCCATCCATCACTTATCAGGTGGTGAAAAGCAAAAGGCTGCGCTGGCTGTTATCTTTGCTATGAACCCTAGGGTCTATCTCTTGGATGAGCCCTTCGCTTCCATTGACCGCAAGAGCAGAATCGAGATATTGGAGATTCTAAAAGAGTTGTCCTCTAATGGGAAGACAGTCATCCTGTGCGATCATGATTTAACGGACTATGGAGCCTACATTGACCATATGGTGGAGCTGAGAGACGGGCAACTAAGGGAAATAAATAAAATCCCTACCTCTGAGATGATACAGGTTTCTTCAAAGGAAGTTGCCTCTAGTCCAGAATTATTCCATATGGACCGTGTGACCTGTGAGCTGGGGAATCGCCCTCTCTTTTCGATTGCGGATTTCACATTTTACCAAGGAATTTCCTGTATCTTGGG contains the following coding sequences:
- a CDS encoding ECF transporter S component gives rise to the protein MLKKWQLKDVILLAFLSIFFGGVFVGSGYLFDILTLILAPLGLQVFANEILFGLWCMAAPIAAIFVPRVGSATIGEVLAALAEVLYGSQFGLGALLSGLVQGLGSEFGFLVTKNRYESWLSLTANSIGITLFSFVYEYIKLGYYAFSLPFVLSLLVVRFISVFFFCTILVRAIVKLYHQFAAGGKA
- a CDS encoding ATP-binding cassette domain-containing protein produces the protein MGLKLRGIQSPIFSEPIDFTFHEQAFTLLVGSSGSGKSSLFQVIAQVSSLPYSGQVLIDGSQVSQLSIVERVQTVGILFQNPNHQFTMENLFEELVFTLENIGHPLQDIDAKIAEVVRQCRCEAILNRSIHHLSGGEKQKAALAVIFAMNPRVYLLDEPFASIDRKSRIEILEILKELSSNGKTVILCDHDLTDYGAYIDHMVELRDGQLREINKIPTSEMIQVSSKEVASSPELFHMDRVTCELGNRPLFSIADFTFYQGISCILGDNGVGKSTLFRSILQFQKYRGRITWKGSVLKKKKSLYRDLTGVVQEAEKQFIRVSLREELQLDSPDSERNQRILQALRYFNLEQALDKSPYQLSGGQQKILQLLTILTSKASVILLDEPFAGLDDRACHYFCQWIVEESNQGRSFLIISHRLDPLISVVDYWIEMTSEGLRHIKDVTISKPLSFLSRNTQGEVR